Proteins encoded together in one Anopheles darlingi chromosome 3, idAnoDarlMG_H_01, whole genome shotgun sequence window:
- the LOC125954123 gene encoding CTTNBP2 N-terminal-like protein isoform X2, with amino-acid sequence MAEVGTSSSGDGESGTPATDGKQQATTTTTTTTKGTVKFTEADLAAIKQTSDTLKRNPKIDFSKADLLKLLSYLEGELQARDVVIAVLKTEKIKQLLTAPRYGKPTNLNDPHAALFRDQLAASGNIASRQSSIQAAQSEHEMRLMNDQRSGVREQMDSLATLVMQQRQAQAKMIEALKDAEERHKRVVQELYDERRKHEHTTAQGDDITYGLEIERSRLKQELDHEREQHKVLEIELKKVQEQFESEKHRQKQIVLLLLAERKKIIIKYIEERKRSEDLAQILSEEKQRVDTIAEGLEEESKKSLRMEAELEKQAQQFEMERKMLHQSLAKEEKRVKEQDVEIMQLKAEIELLRKQSGIRHPLVAPQLPTKPGGLVPSRPSIGGASTGASPANVPGSGANTHGGSAATGIARSVSPGQLIRQTAISQLSVTSPSLVGGATGSPGAPGSTGTGSTAAPSAETYANTPTGKMAGAGVRKAVGIAAATVIGGGGGATAVGTGMAPAAATTGSTATIKKTIIPPVGGRGVPPPIPPNKPQIPPKLSGVSAVAAVAAGAVSSRIPFLSHGGSSSSSSSSGSSTGSVGGSVGTPVSPVGSSGSSSSISSISTFGTIAPSGGSNGSASAISSSSSSGVPSISVASSTASSQSTANIAPSNSASVNANALPSHPHHHSQHHPHHPHHHLPPPHGSSFTGGASPSTPSLNNVIASPTVASAAGSGVGVGVSASTTAAPTISAQQQSLTPAGSSSSVPSTTGGPSEILTNVGCEGGIV; translated from the exons ATGGCCGAGGTTGGCACCAGCTCGAGCGGGGACGGCGAGTCGGGCACGCCAGCGACGGATGGCAAACAGcaggccacgacgacgacgacgacgacgacgaaaggcaCGGTAAAGTTTACCGAAGCCGATCTGGCTGCCATCAAACAGACCAGCGACACGCTGAAG CGTAATCCAAAGATTGACTTCAGCAAGGCGGATTTACTGAAGCTGCTCAGCTATCTCGAAGGTGAACTGCAGGCACGCGATGTCGTGATAGCGGTACTGAAAACCGAGAAGATCAAACAGTTGCTAACTGCGCCGCGCTACGGTAAACCGACGAACTTGAACGATCCACATGCGGCACTGTTTCGGGATCAGCTGGCCGCCAGCGGTAATATTGCTAGCCGACAGTCTTCCATTCAGGCGGCCCAATCCGAGCATGAGATGCGCCTAATGAACGATCAGCGGAGTGGCGTCAGGGAGCAGATGGATTCGCTGGCCACACTCGTCATGCAGCAGCGCCAGGCCCAGGCCAAGATGATCGAAGCCTTGAAGGATGCCGAGGAACGTCACAAACGGGTAGTGCAGGAGCTGTACGATGAGCGGCGCAAGCACGAACACACGACGGCCCAGGGTGATGATATCACGTACGGGTTGGAAATCGAACGATCAAGGCTTAAACAAGAGCTAGATCACGAACGGGAGCAGCATAAGGTGCTAGAGATCGAACTGAAGAAGGTGCAGGAACAGTTTGAGTCGGAAAAACACCGCCAAAAGCAGatcgtactgttgctgctggccgagcGGAAGAAGATTATCATCAAATACATCGAGGAGCGTAAGCGGAGCGAAGATTTGGCGCAAATTCTGTCCGAGGAGAAGCAGCGCGTCGATACGATCGCCGAAGGATTGGAAGAGGAGAGTAAGAAATCGCTCCGGATGGAGGCGGAACTGGAGAAGCAGGCGCAGCAGTTTGAAATGGAACGCAAAATGCTACACCAGAGTTTagcgaaggaggaaaaacg CGTAAAGGAGCAGGATGTGGAGATAATGCAGCTAAAGGCGGAAATTGAATTACTTCGCAAGCAAAGTGGCATCAGGCATCCATTGGTTGCACCCCAGCTACCGACAAAACCCGGTGGCCTTGTACCATCACGACCTTCAATTGGCGGGGCCAGTACCGGCGCTTCGCCGGCAAACGTGCCCGGGAGtggtgcaaacacacacggcggATCGGCCG CAACTGGAATAGCACGGTCCGTTTCGCCCGGTCAGCTCATTCGACAAACGGCCATTTCACAGTTATCCGTTACCTCGCCGTCGCTGGTGGGAGGCGCAACGGGATCACCGGGCGCACCCGGTAGCACTGGCACCGGGAGCACGGCCGCACCATCGGCGGAGACCTACGCCAACACACCGACCGGAAAG ATGGCGGGTGCTGGCGTACGTAAAGCGGTCggtattgctgctgcaaccgtgatcggcggtggcggaggagCGACGGCAGTCGGCACAGGAATGGctccagcggcagcaaccaCCGGTTCGACGGCGACCATCAAGAAGACAATAATTCCTCCGGTAGGTGGTCGCGGTGTACCGCCGCCGATACCACCCAACAAGCCACAGATACCGCCGAAGCTGTCGGGTGTGTCggctgtagcagcagtagcggccgGTGCCGTCTCCTCTCGCATACCGTTCCTCAGCCacggtggcagtagcagcagcagcagtagtagtggaagCAGCACCGGCTCTGTAGGTGGCAGCGTTGGAACTCCTGTTAGTCCtgtcggcagcagcggcagcagcagcagcatcagtagcatcagcacATTCGGCACAATTGCCCCGAGCGGCGGTAGCAACGGGTCGGCTTcggcgatcagcagcagtagtagtagcggtgtCCCTAGCATTagtgtggccagcagcaccgcctcCTCACAGAGCACCGCCAATATTGCGCCATCAAACTCTGCAAGCGTCAATGCAAACGCCTTACCGtcgcatccgcatcatcattcacAGCATCATCCacaccatcctcatcatcatcttccgccTCCGCATGGTTCTTCGTTCACCGGCGGCGCATCACCGTCCACACCGTCACTCAATAATGTTATCGCCTCTCCAACAGTTGCCAGCGCCGCCGGTAGTGGTGTCGGGGTCGGCGTCAgcgcatcaacaacagcagccccgACCATCTCTGCCCAGCAGCAAAGTCTTACGCCGGCAGGCTCATCTTCATCCGTTCCATCAACCACCGGTGGGCCATCCGAAATACTGACAAACGTCGGTTGCGAAGGTGGGATCGTGTAA
- the LOC125954139 gene encoding uncharacterized protein LOC125954139, with product MPEHTPAPTPGRAIYGFALFLLFKTLFALYVVWAFVPTAVFERLGLTYLPDKYFALFLPILALVAITLFAFLVYPSLALAMTPDVDDRTTVTDSYTIVRCQYQFPDGGGCSQRVDDPYSAGWNAKRHCEKHAIRMNEQQPRTVRVANFCDCPYEAMCLLRKDPDYLPTLRRKDPIPAVSDLSLAKVSRALYRRY from the coding sequence ATGCCCGAACATACGCCCGCGCCAACTCCGGGCCGTGCCATCTACGGATTCGCCCTGTTTTTGCTCTTCAAAACCCTCTTCGCTCTGTACGTGGTCTGGGCATTCGTGCCCACTGCTGTGTTCGAGCGTCTCGGGCTTACCTATCTCCCGGACAAATACTTTGCCCTCTTCCTACCGATACTGGCACTGGTGGCCATCACGTTGTTTGCCTTCCTGGTGTACCCTTCGCTGGCCCTTGCAATGACACCGGATGTCGATGATCGCACGACCGTCACCGATTCGTACACGATCGTACGCTGCCAGTATCAGTTCCCGGATGGGGGCGGTTGTAGTCAGCGAGTCGACGATCCGTACAGTGCCGGATGGAACGCCAAGCGGCATTGTGAGAAGCACGCCATACGCATGaacgaacaacaaccacgGACGGTTCGCGTTGCCAACTTTTGCGACTGTCCGTACGAGGCGATGTGTTTGCTACGGAAAGACCCCGATTACCTGCCGACATTGAGAAGAAAGGACCCCATCCCGGCCGTCAGTGATCTAAGCCTTGCCAAAGTGAGCCGTGCTCTGTACCGGAGATACTGA
- the LOC125954142 gene encoding EKC/KEOPS complex subunit Lage3 has product MSTSAETNISLRIPFPSKRHAEVAFDALRVDSEPHRSFVKKTLKLEEHCLLLDLAGEQSKNLRVALTSFLESLILCCETLEQFGPPVSEQYSHY; this is encoded by the exons ATGAGCACCAGCGCGGAAACGAACAT CTCGCTGAGAATACCGTTCCCCAGCAAGCGGCACGCCGAGGTTGCATTCGATGCGCTGCGCGTGGATAGTGAGCCGCACCGGAGTTTCGTTAAAAAGACGCTCAAACTGGAGGAACACTGcctgctgctcgatctggcCGGTGAACAGTCGAAGAACCTGCGCGTCGCCCTGACATCCTTTCTGGAATCGCTTATTCTGTGTTGCGAAACGCTCGAACAGTTTGGTCCACCCGTATCGGAACAGTATTCGCACTATTAG
- the LOC125954123 gene encoding CTTNBP2 N-terminal-like protein isoform X1, which translates to MAEVGTSSSGDGESGTPATDGKQQATTTTTTTTKGTVKFTEADLAAIKQTSDTLKRNPKIDFSKADLLKLLSYLEGELQARDVVIAVLKTEKIKQLLTAPRYGKPTNLNDPHAALFRDQLAASGNIASRQSSIQAAQSEHEMRLMNDQRSGVREQMDSLATLVMQQRQAQAKMIEALKDAEERHKRVVQELYDERRKHEHTTAQGDDITYGLEIERSRLKQELDHEREQHKVLEIELKKVQEQFESEKHRQKQIVLLLLAERKKIIIKYIEERKRSEDLAQILSEEKQRVDTIAEGLEEESKKSLRMEAELEKQAQQFEMERKMLHQSLAKEEKRVKEQDVEIMQLKAEIELLRKQSGIRHPLVAPQLPTKPGGLVPSRPSIGGASTGASPANVPGSGANTHGGSAGTGAILTGVLPGQMISSMATKVVQPTATVSSVPVSAPTTGIARSVSPGQLIRQTAISQLSVTSPSLVGGATGSPGAPGSTGTGSTAAPSAETYANTPTGKMAGAGVRKAVGIAAATVIGGGGGATAVGTGMAPAAATTGSTATIKKTIIPPVGGRGVPPPIPPNKPQIPPKLSGVSAVAAVAAGAVSSRIPFLSHGGSSSSSSSSGSSTGSVGGSVGTPVSPVGSSGSSSSISSISTFGTIAPSGGSNGSASAISSSSSSGVPSISVASSTASSQSTANIAPSNSASVNANALPSHPHHHSQHHPHHPHHHLPPPHGSSFTGGASPSTPSLNNVIASPTVASAAGSGVGVGVSASTTAAPTISAQQQSLTPAGSSSSVPSTTGGPSEILTNVGCEGGIV; encoded by the exons ATGGCCGAGGTTGGCACCAGCTCGAGCGGGGACGGCGAGTCGGGCACGCCAGCGACGGATGGCAAACAGcaggccacgacgacgacgacgacgacgacgaaaggcaCGGTAAAGTTTACCGAAGCCGATCTGGCTGCCATCAAACAGACCAGCGACACGCTGAAG CGTAATCCAAAGATTGACTTCAGCAAGGCGGATTTACTGAAGCTGCTCAGCTATCTCGAAGGTGAACTGCAGGCACGCGATGTCGTGATAGCGGTACTGAAAACCGAGAAGATCAAACAGTTGCTAACTGCGCCGCGCTACGGTAAACCGACGAACTTGAACGATCCACATGCGGCACTGTTTCGGGATCAGCTGGCCGCCAGCGGTAATATTGCTAGCCGACAGTCTTCCATTCAGGCGGCCCAATCCGAGCATGAGATGCGCCTAATGAACGATCAGCGGAGTGGCGTCAGGGAGCAGATGGATTCGCTGGCCACACTCGTCATGCAGCAGCGCCAGGCCCAGGCCAAGATGATCGAAGCCTTGAAGGATGCCGAGGAACGTCACAAACGGGTAGTGCAGGAGCTGTACGATGAGCGGCGCAAGCACGAACACACGACGGCCCAGGGTGATGATATCACGTACGGGTTGGAAATCGAACGATCAAGGCTTAAACAAGAGCTAGATCACGAACGGGAGCAGCATAAGGTGCTAGAGATCGAACTGAAGAAGGTGCAGGAACAGTTTGAGTCGGAAAAACACCGCCAAAAGCAGatcgtactgttgctgctggccgagcGGAAGAAGATTATCATCAAATACATCGAGGAGCGTAAGCGGAGCGAAGATTTGGCGCAAATTCTGTCCGAGGAGAAGCAGCGCGTCGATACGATCGCCGAAGGATTGGAAGAGGAGAGTAAGAAATCGCTCCGGATGGAGGCGGAACTGGAGAAGCAGGCGCAGCAGTTTGAAATGGAACGCAAAATGCTACACCAGAGTTTagcgaaggaggaaaaacg CGTAAAGGAGCAGGATGTGGAGATAATGCAGCTAAAGGCGGAAATTGAATTACTTCGCAAGCAAAGTGGCATCAGGCATCCATTGGTTGCACCCCAGCTACCGACAAAACCCGGTGGCCTTGTACCATCACGACCTTCAATTGGCGGGGCCAGTACCGGCGCTTCGCCGGCAAACGTGCCCGGGAGtggtgcaaacacacacggcggATCGGCCG GAACGGGAGCGATTCTAACGGGCGTTCTACCCGGTCAAATGATAAGCAGTATGGCGACAAAGGTGGTCCAACCAACGGCAACCGTCTCCAGTGTTCCCGTTTCGGCACCAA CAACTGGAATAGCACGGTCCGTTTCGCCCGGTCAGCTCATTCGACAAACGGCCATTTCACAGTTATCCGTTACCTCGCCGTCGCTGGTGGGAGGCGCAACGGGATCACCGGGCGCACCCGGTAGCACTGGCACCGGGAGCACGGCCGCACCATCGGCGGAGACCTACGCCAACACACCGACCGGAAAG ATGGCGGGTGCTGGCGTACGTAAAGCGGTCggtattgctgctgcaaccgtgatcggcggtggcggaggagCGACGGCAGTCGGCACAGGAATGGctccagcggcagcaaccaCCGGTTCGACGGCGACCATCAAGAAGACAATAATTCCTCCGGTAGGTGGTCGCGGTGTACCGCCGCCGATACCACCCAACAAGCCACAGATACCGCCGAAGCTGTCGGGTGTGTCggctgtagcagcagtagcggccgGTGCCGTCTCCTCTCGCATACCGTTCCTCAGCCacggtggcagtagcagcagcagcagtagtagtggaagCAGCACCGGCTCTGTAGGTGGCAGCGTTGGAACTCCTGTTAGTCCtgtcggcagcagcggcagcagcagcagcatcagtagcatcagcacATTCGGCACAATTGCCCCGAGCGGCGGTAGCAACGGGTCGGCTTcggcgatcagcagcagtagtagtagcggtgtCCCTAGCATTagtgtggccagcagcaccgcctcCTCACAGAGCACCGCCAATATTGCGCCATCAAACTCTGCAAGCGTCAATGCAAACGCCTTACCGtcgcatccgcatcatcattcacAGCATCATCCacaccatcctcatcatcatcttccgccTCCGCATGGTTCTTCGTTCACCGGCGGCGCATCACCGTCCACACCGTCACTCAATAATGTTATCGCCTCTCCAACAGTTGCCAGCGCCGCCGGTAGTGGTGTCGGGGTCGGCGTCAgcgcatcaacaacagcagccccgACCATCTCTGCCCAGCAGCAAAGTCTTACGCCGGCAGGCTCATCTTCATCCGTTCCATCAACCACCGGTGGGCCATCCGAAATACTGACAAACGTCGGTTGCGAAGGTGGGATCGTGTAA
- the LOC125955378 gene encoding parkin coregulated gene protein homolog, with protein sequence MAATKSSSASFLFEVRPRSCSVAAARPVRSVKSASAALRPVPAFSIESLQKNTYVMGPPKAQKQRYLIQPKATSFRMYYERGDLPIKMEYLTGGDKIAWTVDIDKLDYGLYLPLFFDGLSETRHPYKTYARQGVQDLLAHGGDKIYPVIPQLIIPIKNALNTRNMEVMCVTLKIIQQLVMSSDLIGPALVPFYRQLLPMFNAYKVKNINSGDAIDYGQKNNMNVGDLIDETLQVLERHGGEDAFINIKYMVPTYESCYLN encoded by the exons ATGGCCGCCACCAAGTCATCGTCCGCGTCCTTCCTGTTCGAGGTCCGGCCTCGATCGTGCTCGGTTGCTGCGGCGCGACCGGTACGCAGTGTGAAGAGTGCCTCGGCTGCGCTGCGTCCCGTACCAGCGTTCTCCATCGAATCGCTCCAGAAGAACACCTACGTCATGGGACCACCGAAGGCGCAAAAAC AACGCTATCTGATCCAACCGAAGGCGACCTCTTTCCGAATGTACTACGAGCGAGGTGATCTGCCGATTAAGATGGAATACCTGACCGGTGGCGATAAGATCGCCTGGACGGTGGACATCGACAAGCTTGACTATGGCCTCTACCTGCCGCTGTTCTTCGATGGGCTCTCCGAGACACGCCACCCGTACAAAACGTACGCCCGGCAGGGTGTGCAGGATCTGTTGGCGCACGGAGGGGACAAAATTTATCCCGTCATTCCACAGCTAATTATCCCCATTAAAA ATGCGCTCAACACGCGCAACATGGAGGTGATGTGCGTTACGTTGAAAATCATCCAGCAGCTCGTAATGTCGTCGGATTTGATTGGCCCCGCCCTGGTACCATTCTATCGTCAGCTGCTGCCAATGTTTAACGCCTACAAGGTGAAAAACA TCAACTCGGGTGATGCAATTGATTATGGCCAGAAGAACAACATGAACGTGGGCGACCTGATCGATGAAACGCTGCAGGTACTGGAACGGCACGGCGGCGAGGACgcattcatcaacatcaagtACATGGTACCGACGTACGAGTCCTGCTACCTAAACTAA